The DNA window attttttttttcgataaaTGAGCAATTTTATCAGCACATCTACAAGACTAGATggcaaataatttaaaaaaaaattggaattcttcaagttcattttgaacttaaAGGGGGTCATAATCATAATCTAAACCGTTCATTATAAGATAAACGGTGCAGGTCAATTTgctacaattttaatcaaattaatctacaccttATAATGAACCGTATAAATCGTGAATATTACCCccttaaattcaaattaacttGAGAGAATTCCAATCCTTTACAGCGAATAAgaataattatgaaaaaatttaaacttctaaaaataataaaaaaaaccctaattatAGGACTTATAATACTCCACCGCTCTGCAAATGCAATTATACACGAGGAACTTAACGTCTGTATTCAATAGACTCTTCTACTTATAAATTTCTATTTATCTAGTCTCTTTCTAAATTTGATGATGCGGTCTATTTTGCCAAAATATCATGTTAGTTGGACATTTCAATTCAGTTTCACGTGTATTCCACAGAGTAGTATACTGCACGCTATTCCATTTAAAAGAAACTTAAAAgaatctaaaataaattaaatataagaattagatcaaaaataaattttgaaaaagaaaattaaataaatgaaattttgaaGAAACAGGGACGTAAATATGGTCTTGGCCCTATTTCATTGACGTGAACAAGTAGACCCTTGTCCTTGAGAAATTGCTATATAAATGGAGAATTGCCATGAGAAATGTACACCAAAGTTTAAAAGAAACAAAGCATTATGGAGACAGTCATTACTTCCCAAGATACTTCTCCTGAGGATCTTCCGATATTTGATTGTTCTTCTTTTCCAGATGGTTTTATTTGGGGAACGGCCTTGTCTGCTTATCAGGTATCAATTTGAGGATAAAAATGAtagattgaaattttaaattcaaattcaaaattttattctCATAATTTGAGAGTACTAACTGGACCTCAATATATTGGGTAATAAATCATGTTGATATTTAAACTATTATTTCATTATATTTTGGTGAccaaactttaatttgtttaattcttttattagaCTTTAATTTCGTGCTAATATGAATTTTTCGCCCGGAAATTCTAACGCGGCGGCCgcattttatttcattttttatttgtattattttttttttgaaaattcgtcattcatacataattttaattaagcatTGAATTTTTAAACTAGTTATACATATATGTAGAAGTTTTgagcaaaacaaaataaaatttggcaGCCGTGTATTCAATTCATGTTGAAAATCTCCCGTCGAAACAAAATCAGAGtttaataactaaatttaataactaaaattgGAACGAACCAAAATCTGGCCACTAAAAAGTTATACagtagtttaaattttgtgaGGATCAATGCGGTCCAAGCTTATTGGTTTGTCTATATTAGTGGAGGAATGTTTATTccacacaacggatgtgccacgtcatttttacaacaagctaataatcatttgcgatagggaatcttttgttattgcttattttttttatcattaaacattttcacatggctaacgcctcattggtttattgcacgaatgacgtggcgcaaccgttgcgttgtatGATTATTCTTAGTGGACACATCGAAAACATGAGAAATTTCTGCTTAAAAACTCCTAAGAGTAATTTTGTAGCAAATAATTTAGTAAAGAAAAGCTTAATACCGtaatattttattgttgttATGATGAGaaaggttaaaaaaatttaatttctattaaaGTATGTACCTACATATTGAAATTTGAGTTTAACAAAATGATTAGTTATATAGCTTTTGTGAAATATTTTCAGACTGAAGGTGCAGCTGAGAAAAGAGGAGTTCACACATGGGATACATTTACTCATGTTTATCCAGGTTATTTTTTAGGTTAAATATGTTTATAGTTAGTGAAgtatatattctttttataaagtggttatcgaattatgaaaaattatgaagcagttataaaactattatatatttataaaacagtaaccgaactataaaaaattatataaaatttatctgaCTATAgtctttttaataatataattaccgAACTATGATTAGTTTACAAAATAATTGATGGATTGTTGCATGATTGTACAATCTTTTCTTATTCGCATTTATAGTTTggtaactgttttataaaaaattatagttcggtaattttttttataatttttttgataactattttgtaaaatttaatagtCTGGTAAcggttttataaatttttataattcaataactattttataaaaaaactataattcgataaacacataaatattcactacaagaaatactagaattagcagcaaacATTTTTGTTGCTAATAGTactaaaattgttactattaacatatagcaataaaaaaaaatttgtggcatgttgctgctaataaaatGTTGCCTTAAataattggtaacaaaatttgCTGTAAAATGTTGCTATAACTTGATTAATGGCAGcaactttttaaattaatgctgcaaaatgttttttagcagcacaaaaaaattagctgcaaaACATTTTGTTGCCATATACAGAAttttttatagtgatttaattttttttcttttttctctgcTCCCTCTTAGTGGTATACAATTAAacatgtttgtaattgtttcagAAAGGATAACCGATGGCAGCAATGGAGATATTGCaactgaattttattataattttcaaGTAAGAGATTTttgatcaaattttttatactatgaatatactataattttttatactatGAATATGATCAATAGTGAATATTGTTCCTGCAGAAAGATATTGAAATAATGAATAAACGGATGGGTATGAATGCTTTTAGATTTTCCGTTGCATGGTCAAGAATAATACCTAGTAAGTACTATAATATTCGATAAATATATTATCTCTTTCTTCCGTtccaatttatattaattttctttgaCGATTaggtattatatatttatatagttgCTCCATCCTTTTCCATAATTCTTACCAATATTTATATGGCTTAACCTAAGGCCatgtacttttaattttttaatttttttatctcttttaaatttgttattcgACATGTTTGtactatttgatttttattttatagatctTTTTAAgattaattgcaaattcatacacgaactttaccctaatttgtaattacaacataaactttgaaacttggcaatgttagtaaccaactttacacttttggcaaatcgatacaccaaatacgaaaaacactaacgtagACATTGTAATATACTGCCGTGTGTCATTacgtgattggtcggtgtaccaatttgtcaaaaatgaaagttggttactgacattctCAAGTTTCGAAGTTtatattgtaattgcaaattagggtaaagttcgtgtatgcatttgcaattaCCCATCTTTTTATGGACGAAATTATTGCTCATTTTTTGTTAAGCAACTAAcaatttttacataaaaatgataaaaaggcctaatatttttaatttttagtttatttgatCCTCTTTTAAGTATTTTCATCTAACAAgtctatatatttaaaaaaaaattatttatcttgATTCATCTTCCAAATTTGATGATGTGTCATATTTTATCTAAAACTCGAGTAGgccaatatttaaaatagaataaaaatttgCTTCTGCCTAGGCAGCAGGTCATTCGTGCAACCTGTGTGCTGGCAGCCTCTCAGGCTGCCAGCACACAATGTTATAATTGTTTTCTGAACTGGTTAATGAGTCAGTTCAATATTGATTAGTTTACCATTTCAGTCCTCAAATTTTAACATACACCATTATTTGATctaaaactttttttataaatcatttgAACAAAATTACGAAAGCTAAAACTGAATTTTGTTAAATTCACATAGTTAATGCAAGCGATTCCAAGTGGGTTCgttcttaattaaatttaattagcaGATGCATGTATGAAGATATTAATTATTGCTGCAAATGATGGTACCCAAAGTGTAAtgattaattcatttttatttaagatttgtttgttttgatttcagatttcaATAAGATTTGAGATAATAGGAAACtggttattatattttgatcaTAAGAGatattaattactaattatatataaaatatttgattaaacAGAAAGTGATAATGAAAATACTAATTATATATGAAGTATTTACGAGTTTGTTCTGGCCATTAGCGCCAAAACCTTAAGTTCTGCAAATTTAATAGTACATACCTGGTTTTTGGACATTCAAGTTGGATTTGGTATAAATATGAGCTTTAACCATAATATGGTGGCCATTTGTAATGAAATTAATCAGAATTAATTTCACTCTCGTAATTCAGTTAAAATAATGGTTGCTTTAAAAATATAGGGACTATAGTGGTTAATTAATAGCTACCGGAATGATTAATTAACcatttcattaaaaatttactaaCACGCCTTGAAGACTGCCAACACATAGGTTGAAGGAACTTCCTACTGCCTAGACAGCAGGAAAATTTTGTTCTTTGAAATTGGCCTCACACTTTTCACAGTGAGTGTAATGCACACTCCTCATCCAAAAGAGAACCtacaaatttcaaataaaataaatataaaaactagaaaaacttaatattttaaaaaaatcacataaataaaatatgtaaaataaatttattttaagatgGATTCCGcatatcaatatttttataagccTACATGCAAACTTGTAAGATATCAACCTACTTCTACTGAACTACTACTATTATGATATAATATAATCtcacaaaaaaaatcaacctTTTATCCTTCTCAATTGCACCCTTAAAATCGCCAATTATACCTAAAtatacacgtttggatttcaattgTATCCAATTTTGTAAATTAGACTCTTTTTCattcgaaaaaaattaaaaaaaaaaatgataaatgaattatttgaactctttttcatttgaacaattcaaaatgaatgACTTGTTGGAACCATTTTTAATGAGaaagaggtcaatttagtacttatggatacaattgaaagtgaaaagtGTGAATTTTGATACAATTGTTGATTTTACAGCGTCAGGGTGATATTGAAACAGGGGATAAAAAGTCGAGATTTTTGGAGATATTATGCCTAAAGTATATAATATTtgtattactaaaaaaataaatatatttccaaattcaacaaaatctctaactaatttaatattaattatgcaTAAAAcactatattataattataatatatttaatccaactcataaaattatctttatctaacaaaactctaactaatttatcatttattataatgttaaaatatattagtataattataacaaatttaattagtataattaatataataaataattttaatccgACTCACATATATTTTCTAATTCAACaaaaattctaactaatttaaGATTAAGTGTAAATAAAAcacaatatcatttaaaacaaactTAATACAACTCACAATATATTTTCCAATCCAACaaactctaactaatttaattttgataatatataatacattgataatggtataattataataaatgtaataaattatatataaatattattgaagtcaattaattttaaaattaataaattaaaatatttttttctaacgaaaactctaattaatataatattgattacaaataaaatatatttgcaTAGTTATTAATGAGTTTgattagtatataaatttacGAGTCACATTACGATCCACCTACGTAACACGTAATATGAAGctattcttttataaaatgCAGGTGGGAAAATAAGTGAAGGAATAAGCGAGGAAGGAATCGACTTTTACAATAAAGTTATCGATGAAACTATACACAATGGtacaactttttaaattttctatgagttccattttaattttagaatgtctcattttaaaaggtttaattttattattgctATTTTATAAATTCACTATAGTTTTGGAGATGTAAATTCATTTTCccattttcaaataataaaataataattaatattcagcATAATAATTGTATACAAATACTTTATCACAAACGATGTGGCGCCATTTTACTTACTATCGGTCCTTTTCAAAggtgtattatttaaattaaaaataaaatctattgattatatatatttgtaattaAATCCTCTATTGTGAAATGTGATATGCAGGAATGGTGCCTTTTGTAACCATATTTCATTGGGATGTTCCTCAAGGTATTGAAGATAGCTATGGTGGATTTAGAAGCCATAACATAGTGTAAGCATGAAATTCATCACTTTGCTTCTACCTTAAGTTTAGAGATCAAATTTCTATTCTTCTTTTATAGGTTGATGGCttgattttataatgttttttctaattttgtGAACTTATAATAGATCCGATTACAACGATTATGCGGAACTTTGCTTTAAAAGATTCGGGGATAGAGTGAAGAATTGGATCACTTTCAACGAACCCCATATTTTCATTTGGCAAGGCTATGATTTGGGTGTTTTGGCTCCAGGCCGAGGTTCAGCTTGGGTTAATCCAGCATGCGTTGCAGGAGACTCAGGAACTGAACCTTACATAGTGGCTCATAATTTACTCCTTGCTCATGCAGCAGCTGTTGCAACATATAAGAAACATGTACTTAAGTAAAAATGTTACGTAAAATGTTTATTACCATtacaaatatttcaattaatgctagataaaaacataataaattatctTCTTGTTCTTACAATTGTAGGGTTTTGATGGCAAGATTGGTATAACACTTGATATAACATGGGCAAAACCTTACTCCGCCAGTGCAGACGATCTTCAATCTGTCTACCGATACCTTGATTTTGAGTTTGGTTGGTTAGTATTACTTGCCACATAAGCtatatacatttttttcttataattagAAAGGGAAaaacgcttgtgggaggaattgaactaCGACCTTAACAGTTTGTTGTccagcgcttatatcatttgagctacagctcaTTGGTATATCCATTTATTCGATTAACGATATGATCTGAtgacataaattttttattatgttcGCAGGTTTATGAAACCCATAACGCACGGTGACTATCCAAGTATAATGCGAGAGTTAGTTGGAGATCGATTGCCAGTTTTTAATGAAACTGAATCCAACTCTTTAAAAGGATCTTATGATTTTATTGGTATAAACTACTATACTTCAACTTATGCCTCTGCCAATGTCATAGTTGATCCTGATCCGACTCATATTCGATATACAACCGATATGTCTGTTAGTTTGACGAGTAAGTAGTTTTATCAATATcggttaattatataatttttttttaatgaacgTTATAATTTATCTTCAAATATCCATCTTTTTGTTATAGAGTGTGATATAAATGGACAAAGCATTGGTTTCCAGGTTAGTGTTTACTTTTTTTCCTGTTTGCATTAGACATTGAATCTCTTATTAAAAAACTTTAATATTTGTGTATCAATTGTTATGATTGATGTGGTAATTTGATACATTTTCTTATTTATACAATATGTTTGTGGGAAGGGATCATAAATTAGCACATTAACATCAAACTAATCTAATCGAAAACAAATGATTGTATATAATTGATagataaaagtattttttaaaataatttaaaaaacttatttacaTACATTTGCAGGCTTCTCCATCTTGGTTGTATGTTGCTCCTGAAGGATTTGAAACCGCTCTAATATATGTCAAAAATGAATATGGGAATCCAATCATTTATATAACTGAAAATGGTAAGTCctttttgaagaaaataaaaattattaattaatttaactctattaaaaatttatggtcTAAAATATTGATATGGCATATCATATATTTGAGTTCAtgtatttattttggttttagCATTAGAtcttctatatttttatttgtcaatatcgagcttttatacttttaattttataaatattggaTGCCTCCATCATAGTATGTGTTACTATTTGTCAATACATATGAAAAAGAAATCTAAATTAGGTacttaatataaaacaaaactgAAAGTGCAAGGACTAACTTTTAAAtagagttaaaatataaaaaaatatagaaaatttaTAACAGTTACACTAAAATCAGGTGAAGTGCACATACGTATTTTATTTCCGTAATGGAGGGACCtaatgtatataaaatttaaagtgtaggaattcaatattaataaacaaaaatatagaaattcaaatatctattttacatatttgaaaTTGTAAATATGTTCAGGAATTGGTGATCCGGTAGGTCTTTCTCCATCAGATGCTCTTAAAGATATATGGAGAATATCATATCATACTCTGCATTTGTGGAAACTGCTTAGAGCAATTTGGTGAGTTCAagtattatttcaaattttaaatttgttgtaaatgggtaaaatttcttattattattatgatataaaacatttaactaatttttattgttttgacaCATTAGTAACTGAAAATGACTTAAAAGCTCTTGTTTAATATCTCTTTGAAATGTTAAAAgttaagtaaaaataaaaattagaaaataaatagtGGATCCATAAAAGTTCACATACCAATagtatacttttttctattattattattattattattattattattattattattattattattattaattttgttttgcaGTGATCACAAAGTCAGAGTAAAGGGGTATTTTGCTTGGTCATTCATAGATAATTTTGAATGGACAAATGGGTATACCGTAAGAATGGGGTTCTATGCTACAGATACGAAGCTGATAAGAACTCCAAAATGGTCTGTTAATTGGTTTGAGAGATTCTTGAAACACAATAATGCCATTGGTGGTACCAAATACAGTTTTCCACTGTATTTATaggataaacaaaaaaattaagatacatatatatttattcttatttaggGGATAAACAAAAAACTTAAGATATATATGCTCTGTTTTGAAGGAATGTTTGTAATAATAGAAAGAACGGATAATCTTTCAAAATGTTATCTATCTTGTTTcctttcaaataaatccttacaaAAATAGTCCAATTATAAAGATGGGGACATCTAAGGTGAGAGAATTTTTTAGGTAGGTGATCCATATATTTGGATTTCTACATTGTAAAACCTTTTTGCATTGAaacctttcatttttatttatcaatttttaattattatatttttaattctgaAGATATTCGGTTAAGTTTTTTGTCATAGAAATAAAGTATGTGTACCACGCGTTGTTTGCGAgattgagataaaaaaatttacttgtTTTTTAGTATTAatctttttacaaaataaatttatctaccCACGACCTTAGTATTTTTAGCAAATGTTTTCTGATAATGTTGAAAATTCCAATTGATGTGCCATATTTTCTATCTATTGTTGAGTGATGTTTAATTTGGCATTAGTTTTAATAATGGTTGGAATGTCTATTGTACAAAGTGTTGTTTGTCAGCATAAATCGATAAGATTAGGGTGAACCGACAATTAAGCAAGCCGTTCAAATTGATACATGTTGAAAGTTTGATGTGATTCATTGATTTTTTgtcctaaattttaaaatttgttatttgtcACATTTTGGCATGATTGACAATTTCTTGTATGGTTGGGAAAACATGGTAGTTCACTACagattttgagagttttgaacttaaaaattataattttttgtgttGTGTGAATTGATTACGCGCTTAATTTCTAGAATATGAATTGTATCCGTTTAAAATTAGATGAGTTTATAGCGTGAAAAAATAATGGCATATAGGATTACATCTTTTTGGGATATAAGCAAAGTTGATATTATTAAAGCTACTCAGGAGGCCTTCACTTCTGGTAAGATTCTGAGACAAACTAATGCTACTTCTATTATTGTTGTGCCTAAAAATGCTGATGCTGATAGTCTCATTGATTTTAGGCCTACAACTTGTTGTAATGTCATTTACAAAATTGTTACTAAGGTCAATTTTGCTGAACTAAGTCCTTTTTTTTAACCCTTAGTAGATTACAAGAGAAGCTACTAAGTAATAATTTGAATGGAAGCACTATCAAGGCAAAATCTCTGTTTTGCCGATTGAACCAGCCGATGAGCGTCCTTGTTAGCGTCTCGTTTTATCCATTTGAAGTGGCAATGATCAAAGGAGGTTGAAGTTAGCCATATATCTTGACAGATTCCCCATGCTATAGCTAATTGGCAATCCTTTCCATTAATCGAATTGGAGACCTGAATGGCATCTCCCTTGAAAATCACTTTTCGCCACCCCATATGCTTTGCCCATATCATTGCTTCCCGTAGCGCAAGAAACTCTAGTGTCCCTGGATCCCAGATACCTCGGAAGGACCTTGCAAAATTACCTATCACCTCTCCCCTCATGTTCTTTGCAATGCCAGCAACTGAGCCCGCTTTAAGCTCCTGCATGGTACCCCCATCATATTCAATCCTTATGGCGTCTTGTCGTTCGTCATCTAGAATTCTACTGATATTAGACGCCCTTCTTGAGGTGTCGTTTCCACAATTCCCAGCCCCTTCACCCCTATTTTTGTCAACTATTTGAGCATCCTCATATTCTTGTCTGTACTGAACTACATGAGCTTTAGATTCTTCCACAGTCCAATCCTTATTTGTGAATATTTTGGCATTTCTAGCCTTCCAAATGGCATTTCTGAACTAAGTCCT is part of the Mercurialis annua linkage group LG3, ddMerAnnu1.2, whole genome shotgun sequence genome and encodes:
- the LOC126674486 gene encoding beta-glucosidase 24-like, whose product is METVITSQDTSPEDLPIFDCSSFPDGFIWGTALSAYQTEGAAEKRGVHTWDTFTHVYPERITDGSNGDIATEFYYNFQKDIEIMNKRMGMNAFRFSVAWSRIIPSGKISEGISEEGIDFYNKVIDETIHNGMVPFVTIFHWDVPQGIEDSYGGFRSHNIVSDYNDYAELCFKRFGDRVKNWITFNEPHIFIWQGYDLGVLAPGRGSAWVNPACVAGDSGTEPYIVAHNLLLAHAAAVATYKKHGFDGKIGITLDITWAKPYSASADDLQSVYRYLDFEFGWFMKPITHGDYPSIMRELVGDRLPVFNETESNSLKGSYDFIGINYYTSTYASANVIVDPDPTHIRYTTDMSVSLTKCDINGQSIGFQASPSWLYVAPEGFETALIYVKNEYGNPIIYITENGIGDPVGLSPSDALKDIWRISYHTLHLWKLLRAICDHKVRVKGYFAWSFIDNFEWTNGYTVRMGFYATDTKLIRTPKWSVNWFERFLKHNNAIGGTKYSFPLYL